In one window of Lacticaseibacillus casei DSM 20011 = JCM 1134 = ATCC 393 DNA:
- the rplA gene encoding 50S ribosomal protein L1 — MAKKGKKYLEAAKAVDSNKQYTPEEAVNLLKKIDYAKFDETVEVAYRLNVDPKQADQQIRGAVVLPNGTGKTSKVIVFAQGDQAKAAEDAGADIVGAEDLVQKIQDGWLDFDVAVATPPMMAQVGRLGRVLGPKGLMPNPKTGTVTMDTAKAVNDIKTGQVAYRVDKAGIIHAPIGKKSFDADKLLENFKAMNDIVLKARPASTKGIYIKSLTLTSTMAPGIKVNPTDF, encoded by the coding sequence ATGGCTAAAAAAGGTAAAAAGTATTTAGAGGCTGCTAAAGCGGTTGATTCAAACAAGCAGTACACCCCTGAAGAAGCGGTTAATCTGCTGAAGAAAATCGACTATGCCAAGTTCGACGAAACCGTTGAAGTTGCCTATCGTTTAAACGTTGACCCAAAGCAGGCTGACCAACAGATCCGTGGCGCAGTTGTGCTGCCAAACGGAACCGGTAAGACGTCGAAGGTCATCGTTTTTGCCCAAGGCGACCAAGCCAAGGCTGCCGAAGACGCCGGTGCTGACATTGTCGGTGCCGAAGATTTGGTACAAAAGATTCAAGACGGCTGGTTGGACTTTGATGTTGCGGTTGCAACACCACCGATGATGGCTCAGGTTGGTCGTTTAGGCCGGGTACTTGGCCCGAAAGGCTTGATGCCTAACCCGAAGACCGGCACCGTTACCATGGACACTGCCAAAGCTGTCAATGATATCAAAACCGGCCAGGTTGCTTATCGTGTTGACAAGGCTGGTATTATCCATGCCCCAATCGGCAAGAAGAGCTTCGATGCTGACAAGCTGCTTGAAAACTTCAAAGCCATGAACGACATCGTTTTGAAGGCACGCCCAGCAAGTACGAAGGGTATCTACATCAAGAGCCTGACCCTGACGTCCACCATGGCGCCTGGTATCAAGGTTAACCCGACTGACTTCTAA
- the rplK gene encoding 50S ribosomal protein L11: MAKKVANIVKLQIPAGKATPAPPVGPALGQAGINIMGFTKDFNARTADQAGMIIPVVITVYEDRSFDFVTKTPPAAILLKKAAGVEHGSGEPNTKKVAKVTKAQVKEIAETKMQDLNAADVEAAMRMVEGTARSMGFEVED; the protein is encoded by the coding sequence GTGGCTAAAAAAGTAGCAAACATTGTCAAACTCCAAATTCCTGCTGGGAAAGCAACCCCAGCTCCTCCGGTTGGCCCTGCACTTGGGCAAGCCGGTATCAATATTATGGGGTTCACCAAGGATTTCAATGCACGTACGGCTGATCAAGCCGGCATGATTATCCCGGTTGTCATCACGGTTTATGAAGATCGTTCATTTGATTTCGTAACCAAGACCCCGCCGGCTGCAATTCTTTTGAAGAAAGCTGCTGGTGTTGAACATGGTTCCGGCGAACCGAATACTAAGAAGGTTGCTAAGGTAACCAAGGCTCAGGTCAAGGAAATCGCCGAAACAAAGATGCAAGACCTTAACGCTGCCGATGTTGAAGCGGCTATGCGCATGGTTGAAGGAACGGCTCGTTCGATGGGCTTCGAAGTCGAGGACTAA
- the mgtA gene encoding magnesium-translocating P-type ATPase — MFKKTITRHNASTQEKTAALMQYSQHQPHEVLATLRTREAGLMPAEAADRLEETGSNTVVTQHPRPWYLILFAAFNELFVWVLLLLCIVSIMTADYDGARMMGLMITLSVSIHFWQEYRSQKESHALAALIANTTAVTRDGQTQERPMDEVVPGDIVQLATGDMIPADAYLIATHDLFVNQSSFTGEAMPVEKTAGKATLETDQSLFDAPNLVFMGTDVISGSGTAVILKTGDATYFGDMANQIGHKPAPTSFEQGMRAISRVLISMMLVLVPVVFVINGITKQDWSQAFFFAIAVAVGLTPEMLPMIVNSNLAKGALATSKRKVIVKRLHAIQNLGAIDTLFTDKTGAITEDRVVVMRYVDATGATDPAVLRMAYMNANYQTGWHNLMDTAVVNYAHEHEAILADLPAGLTKIDEIPFDFERRRLTVVVANEDHQWMITKGAFEEMLAVCDRVELHGEVLPITPERLKQLQHTNAAMRGQGMRMIVVAYRQDVHQQEIYTTADEQHMVIAGFLGFLDPAKPDAKEAVGLLRNHGVRVKVLTGDNAIITQHVAEEVGIANQLVVTENDVEAMDDKALQQAVESTDLFVKLSPLQKARIIKTMRAAGHTVGYMGDGINDTAALREADVSISVDTAADITKDASGIILLEKSLLVLEDGILEGRRVYANAMKYIKMTIASNFGNAFSVLVASIFLPFLPMLAIQLLVQNLIYDTSQMTIPWDNVDDATLAEPTPWRAKGLLRYTLTFGPLSLLFDITTFLFLWFGLGIGAHAASLPAQHVFQAGWFVVGLFTQSLVVHVLRTRVTPFWRSPASAVVILSTMLALLVGLFLILSPLHRAFDFAVLPLSYWPGAALIVLTYLIVVECVKRLYLKHGWPWL, encoded by the coding sequence ATGTTCAAGAAAACCATAACAAGGCATAACGCTTCCACGCAGGAAAAAACGGCGGCGCTGATGCAGTATAGCCAGCATCAGCCACATGAGGTTCTGGCGACACTGAGAACCCGTGAAGCAGGTCTGATGCCTGCCGAGGCCGCCGATCGTCTGGAAGAAACGGGATCCAACACCGTCGTGACCCAACATCCGCGGCCGTGGTATTTGATTTTATTTGCAGCATTTAATGAACTGTTTGTCTGGGTGCTGCTTTTATTATGCATCGTTTCCATCATGACAGCGGATTATGACGGCGCTCGAATGATGGGGCTGATGATTACGCTCTCTGTTTCGATTCACTTTTGGCAGGAGTATCGGTCGCAAAAAGAAAGCCATGCGCTGGCTGCCTTGATTGCCAATACGACAGCGGTGACGCGTGACGGGCAAACGCAGGAGCGGCCGATGGATGAAGTCGTGCCGGGCGATATTGTCCAACTGGCGACGGGAGATATGATTCCGGCTGATGCTTATTTGATTGCGACGCACGATTTGTTCGTCAATCAATCGTCTTTTACCGGTGAAGCGATGCCGGTGGAGAAAACGGCCGGCAAAGCCACTTTAGAAACGGATCAAAGCCTTTTTGATGCGCCGAATCTGGTCTTTATGGGAACGGACGTGATTTCAGGTTCCGGTACCGCGGTGATTTTGAAAACCGGGGATGCCACTTATTTTGGCGATATGGCGAATCAAATCGGCCATAAACCCGCGCCGACAAGTTTTGAACAAGGGATGCGGGCCATCAGCCGGGTTTTGATCAGTATGATGCTGGTGTTGGTGCCGGTGGTGTTCGTGATCAACGGTATCACCAAGCAGGATTGGTCCCAGGCGTTCTTTTTTGCGATTGCGGTCGCGGTGGGGCTGACGCCGGAAATGCTGCCGATGATCGTCAATAGCAACCTGGCAAAAGGCGCGCTTGCCACGTCGAAACGAAAAGTTATTGTGAAACGACTGCATGCGATCCAAAATCTCGGGGCCATCGATACCCTTTTCACCGACAAAACCGGGGCAATCACCGAAGATCGCGTGGTCGTGATGCGGTATGTCGACGCGACTGGGGCCACTGATCCGGCGGTGCTGCGGATGGCGTATATGAATGCCAATTATCAGACCGGCTGGCACAACCTGATGGATACGGCAGTGGTGAATTACGCGCACGAGCACGAGGCAATTTTGGCGGACTTGCCCGCGGGATTAACCAAAATCGATGAAATTCCGTTTGATTTTGAGCGGCGGCGGCTGACGGTCGTCGTCGCCAATGAGGACCACCAGTGGATGATCACCAAAGGGGCATTTGAGGAAATGCTGGCGGTGTGTGATCGGGTCGAGCTGCATGGTGAAGTGCTGCCGATCACCCCGGAGCGGCTCAAGCAACTTCAACATACGAACGCGGCCATGAGAGGTCAGGGGATGCGGATGATTGTGGTGGCTTACCGGCAAGACGTCCATCAACAGGAAATTTATACAACCGCTGACGAACAGCATATGGTGATCGCCGGTTTTCTGGGCTTTCTGGATCCAGCCAAGCCAGATGCCAAAGAGGCGGTTGGCTTATTGCGGAACCACGGCGTCCGGGTGAAAGTTTTGACCGGTGATAACGCCATTATTACGCAACATGTTGCCGAAGAAGTGGGCATTGCCAATCAGCTTGTTGTCACGGAAAATGATGTCGAGGCCATGGACGATAAGGCATTACAGCAGGCTGTCGAGTCGACGGATCTGTTTGTGAAGCTGAGCCCGCTGCAAAAAGCGCGGATTATTAAAACCATGCGGGCTGCCGGACATACGGTTGGGTACATGGGCGATGGTATCAATGACACCGCCGCACTGCGCGAAGCCGACGTCAGCATCAGTGTGGATACGGCTGCAGATATCACCAAAGACGCAAGCGGCATTATTTTGCTGGAAAAAAGTCTGCTGGTGCTTGAAGATGGCATTCTTGAAGGACGACGGGTCTATGCCAACGCCATGAAGTACATTAAAATGACGATCGCCTCGAATTTTGGGAATGCCTTTTCGGTTTTGGTTGCCAGCATTTTTCTGCCATTTTTGCCGATGCTGGCGATTCAGCTGCTGGTTCAAAATCTGATTTATGATACGTCGCAAATGACCATTCCCTGGGACAATGTGGATGATGCAACGTTAGCCGAGCCGACGCCATGGCGCGCTAAGGGCCTGTTGCGGTATACGTTGACATTTGGGCCGTTAAGTTTGTTGTTTGACATCACAACGTTCCTATTCTTATGGTTTGGGCTCGGAATCGGTGCCCATGCGGCCAGTTTGCCGGCACAACATGTTTTTCAGGCAGGTTGGTTTGTTGTCGGCCTGTTCACCCAATCATTAGTCGTGCACGTTTTGCGGACACGGGTGACCCCGTTTTGGCGGTCTCCGGCATCCGCAGTGGTCATTCTGTCGACCATGTTGGCCTTGTTGGTGGGGTTGTTCCTCATCCTCTCGCCGCTGCATCGTGCCTTTGACTTTGCGGTGTTGCCACTTAGCTATTGGCCGGGGGCGGCACTCATCGTATTGACTTACCTAATCGTTGTTGAATGCGTTAAACGGTTATATTTAAAGCACGGCTGGCCATGGTTATGA
- a CDS encoding amidase yields the protein MISSALAQAAAIRAGAITSADLIDTAANKIAKLNPKLNAITWTRFAAAKHDAAQLKDTGQPFLGVPLVLKGLGQNFAGAPATAGSRLFKDAKATSTNNFVKALQALGFVIIGQSNVPEFGFKNITDATLYGPARNPWNLDYSPGGSSGGAAALVSAGISLLATGSDGGDSIRIPASFSGLIGLKPTRGRVPTGPGEWRGWQGASINFALTRTMADTEALLRGLATTQLAAPFNAPPLHLEDVNDPRPLKIAYTTQSPVGTPVTATAVKAVKLAVDDLRAAGHTVVEAQPDVDGTALMKAYYLMNGGETAAMFQAYTEQSGRAVTAEDVEPVTWAIYQAGLHTTAADYSRSLGVWDQAAEAYSHFHDSYDLLLTPTTAKTTPRIDAELQSPAIVDKMKHAADLAPDEQKQLVWDLFEPSLAYSPFTQQANLTGAPAISLPTAISSDGLPLGIQFVAAKGREDQLLRLGYWFEQHNLLQMYPLTESNDISHSE from the coding sequence ATGATTTCCTCAGCATTAGCCCAAGCTGCCGCGATTCGTGCCGGCGCCATTACAAGCGCTGACTTAATCGATACGGCGGCCAATAAAATTGCCAAGCTCAATCCCAAACTGAATGCCATCACCTGGACAAGGTTTGCGGCTGCCAAACACGATGCCGCGCAACTGAAAGACACCGGCCAACCATTCTTGGGTGTGCCGCTGGTCTTGAAAGGTCTGGGGCAAAACTTCGCCGGCGCACCGGCCACAGCCGGCAGTCGGCTATTCAAAGATGCCAAAGCTACCAGCACCAACAACTTTGTCAAGGCATTACAGGCACTGGGTTTTGTGATCATCGGTCAAAGTAATGTACCGGAGTTCGGCTTCAAAAATATCACTGATGCTACGCTTTACGGTCCGGCTCGGAATCCATGGAATCTGGACTATTCGCCAGGTGGCTCTTCCGGCGGCGCGGCGGCGTTGGTCTCGGCTGGCATCAGTTTGCTTGCTACCGGATCTGACGGTGGCGATTCGATTCGGATCCCCGCTTCTTTTTCCGGCTTAATCGGCTTAAAACCTACCCGTGGTCGCGTGCCGACCGGGCCTGGTGAGTGGCGCGGGTGGCAAGGTGCCTCCATTAACTTTGCCTTGACCCGCACCATGGCCGATACCGAAGCCTTGTTACGTGGACTTGCAACGACCCAGTTAGCCGCACCGTTTAACGCGCCACCGTTGCACCTCGAAGACGTTAATGATCCTCGGCCGTTAAAAATCGCCTACACCACGCAATCGCCTGTCGGTACGCCGGTTACCGCCACGGCAGTCAAGGCAGTCAAGTTAGCCGTGGATGACTTGCGCGCGGCTGGCCACACTGTTGTTGAAGCGCAGCCGGATGTGGATGGCACAGCCTTGATGAAGGCTTATTATTTGATGAACGGCGGCGAAACCGCGGCCATGTTCCAAGCCTATACCGAGCAATCCGGCCGCGCGGTCACTGCGGAAGACGTCGAACCCGTCACGTGGGCCATTTATCAAGCCGGATTGCACACAACGGCCGCTGATTACAGCCGTTCGCTGGGCGTCTGGGATCAGGCAGCCGAAGCTTACAGTCATTTCCACGACAGCTATGATCTGCTGTTAACGCCAACGACAGCCAAAACGACGCCGCGCATTGATGCCGAGTTACAATCACCTGCCATCGTCGACAAAATGAAACACGCAGCCGATCTTGCGCCGGATGAGCAAAAGCAGCTCGTCTGGGATTTATTTGAGCCCAGCCTCGCATACTCGCCGTTCACGCAACAAGCCAACTTAACCGGCGCCCCGGCCATTAGCCTCCCCACCGCTATATCATCGGATGGTCTACCACTGGGCATCCAGTTTGTGGCTGCTAAGGGTCGCGAAGATCAGTTACTGCGGCTTGGCTATTGGTTCGAGCAGCACAACCTGTTACAAATGTATCCACTAACCGAGTCCAACGACATTTCACACTCCGAATAA
- a CDS encoding cob(I)yrinic acid a,c-diamide adenosyltransferase: MKLYTKVGDHGATKQINGKKVPKYDPQIIALGDLDELDSWLGYVASQATATPGFDWLAQALEDRQRELYELLTDVAVPRHQTITEAHVKALEDAIDDMMAQVPRITAFVLPGGHPLAAALQYGRAVARRAERSLDLLAEGDKTVTAVVLQYSNRLSDYLFALARYVNFKAGVPEVKSKKAHKG, from the coding sequence ATGAAACTTTACACAAAAGTCGGCGATCACGGTGCCACGAAACAAATTAATGGTAAGAAAGTGCCGAAATATGATCCGCAGATTATCGCGCTGGGCGATTTGGACGAGCTTGATTCATGGCTTGGCTATGTCGCTTCGCAGGCAACGGCGACGCCGGGGTTTGATTGGCTTGCGCAGGCGTTGGAAGACCGGCAGCGGGAGCTTTATGAGTTACTGACAGACGTTGCGGTGCCGCGGCATCAAACGATTACCGAAGCGCATGTCAAGGCACTGGAAGATGCGATTGATGACATGATGGCACAGGTGCCGCGCATCACCGCTTTTGTGTTACCCGGCGGCCATCCGCTGGCAGCAGCGTTGCAATATGGCCGCGCCGTGGCACGCCGAGCGGAACGTTCGCTGGATCTGCTGGCTGAGGGAGACAAGACGGTCACTGCGGTGGTTTTGCAATACAGCAATCGGCTATCTGATTACCTTTTCGCATTAGCTCGTTACGTCAATTTCAAGGCAGGCGTTCCTGAAGTGAAGAGTAAGAAAGCACATAAGGGATAG
- a CDS encoding DUF4430 domain-containing protein: MKKALRSLVVFFAAMFVLAGCSNSSSSAAKSSSKPNQIVVTYQLKQNGKAFAKKKITQPKKSVVMTGLKKGWSVKASKGFITEIAGKKQNVAKKTYWLYTINGKMAKKGATTQPVKNHDKVVFDLSVTK; encoded by the coding sequence TTGAAGAAAGCTTTACGTTCACTGGTTGTCTTTTTTGCAGCAATGTTTGTGCTGGCTGGGTGCAGCAACAGTTCGAGCAGCGCTGCCAAATCCAGCAGCAAGCCGAATCAGATTGTGGTCACTTATCAGCTGAAGCAAAATGGCAAGGCGTTTGCCAAGAAAAAAATTACCCAACCGAAAAAGTCAGTGGTGATGACCGGTCTGAAAAAAGGTTGGTCGGTCAAGGCTTCGAAAGGGTTTATCACTGAGATTGCCGGCAAGAAGCAAAATGTTGCCAAGAAGACTTACTGGCTATACACCATCAACGGCAAGATGGCGAAAAAAGGTGCCACAACGCAACCGGTCAAGAACCACGATAAAGTTGTTTTTGACCTGAGTGTTACCAAATGA
- the nrdJ gene encoding ribonucleoside-triphosphate reductase, adenosylcobalamin-dependent, whose protein sequence is MQVMMKPITLAPDFIAEVKKEIKPHWGGLGWVTYKRTYARWLPDQQRTENWDETVKRVVEGNINLDPRLHTANPDSEVVDELQKEARNLFKLIYGLAGTPSGRNLWISGTDYQKRNGDALNNCWFIAIRPQPYGESHIVPTDFSADQPAVSMPYSFMFDELMKGGGVGFSVTKDNIAKLPPVANAVDLTIVIDHSSASYAESLKMGAVDREAWEQAHAAEHNDRYVLPDTREGWVLANAKVIDHHFATTNPSGQTKLVLDISRIRPKGARIHGFGGTASGPMPLVEMLLDINKVLNARVGQRLTAVDATDIGNLIGKTVVAGNVRRSAEMSLGSADDDAFITMKQDQKKLYHHRWASNNSVAIDTQFDAYAPIATAIAKNGEPGVVNLDLSRRFGRIVDGENAANDPDVEGTNPCGEISLANGEPCNLFELFPVVAVQQGWKLKQAFALATRYAKRVTFSNYDWQVSRDIIRKNRRIGISMSGIQDWFLDDFGHRVVSGFEPVVDPHTGKMLEKPIYNPEIKQAVDGLYHAVVDADQAYSDALGCEPSRKHTTVKPSGTVAKLAGVSEGMHFHYAGYLIQRIRFQANDPLLPALKACGYHIEPDVYTKNTMVVEFPIRAAHADDPAFASAGTVSIAEQIATQAFLQTYWSDNAVSCTVTFQPEEADQIAGLLSQYRHVIKSTSMLPYVGSGFKQAPKEPIDADTYTQKCAKIHGSVAAVFAAQNANHDQKDLELVDQTDCAGGACPIK, encoded by the coding sequence ATGCAAGTTATGATGAAACCGATCACCTTGGCACCTGATTTTATTGCCGAGGTCAAGAAAGAAATTAAGCCACACTGGGGCGGACTGGGGTGGGTCACGTATAAGCGGACTTATGCCCGGTGGTTGCCGGATCAACAACGTACCGAGAATTGGGATGAAACCGTCAAACGAGTGGTTGAGGGAAATATTAACCTTGATCCGCGGTTACATACAGCCAATCCTGATTCAGAAGTCGTGGACGAACTGCAAAAAGAGGCACGGAATCTTTTCAAGCTTATTTACGGGTTGGCCGGCACGCCATCTGGCCGCAATCTGTGGATTTCCGGAACCGATTATCAAAAGCGTAATGGCGATGCCTTGAATAATTGCTGGTTTATTGCCATTCGCCCGCAACCCTATGGTGAGTCGCATATCGTGCCAACGGATTTTTCGGCTGACCAACCTGCTGTCTCGATGCCGTATTCCTTTATGTTTGACGAATTGATGAAAGGCGGTGGCGTCGGTTTTTCCGTGACCAAAGACAACATTGCCAAGTTGCCGCCGGTCGCAAACGCCGTTGACTTGACGATTGTGATTGATCACAGCAGTGCCAGCTATGCGGAATCACTGAAAATGGGCGCAGTTGATCGGGAAGCCTGGGAACAGGCGCATGCGGCCGAGCACAATGACCGCTACGTTTTGCCGGATACCCGTGAAGGCTGGGTTTTAGCCAACGCCAAGGTGATTGATCATCATTTTGCGACGACTAATCCTAGTGGTCAGACCAAACTGGTGCTGGATATCAGTCGGATTCGGCCAAAAGGCGCCCGGATTCATGGCTTTGGCGGCACGGCTTCCGGCCCGATGCCATTAGTCGAGATGTTGCTGGATATCAACAAGGTGCTCAATGCGCGGGTTGGCCAGCGGTTGACCGCGGTTGACGCTACGGATATCGGCAACTTGATCGGCAAGACAGTGGTGGCCGGCAATGTGCGGCGTTCCGCGGAAATGTCGTTAGGCTCGGCCGATGATGACGCGTTCATCACGATGAAGCAGGATCAAAAAAAGCTTTATCATCACCGCTGGGCATCTAACAACAGTGTCGCGATTGATACGCAGTTTGACGCTTACGCACCGATTGCGACAGCCATTGCCAAAAACGGTGAACCGGGCGTTGTGAACCTCGATTTATCACGCCGCTTCGGCCGGATTGTCGATGGTGAAAATGCAGCTAACGATCCGGATGTGGAAGGCACCAACCCATGTGGAGAGATTTCGTTGGCCAATGGTGAACCATGCAACTTGTTTGAACTCTTTCCGGTCGTTGCGGTGCAACAAGGTTGGAAATTGAAGCAGGCCTTTGCGTTGGCAACGCGTTATGCCAAGCGAGTAACCTTCAGCAATTACGACTGGCAGGTTTCCCGTGATATTATTAGGAAGAATCGCCGCATCGGCATTTCGATGTCCGGAATTCAGGATTGGTTCCTGGATGATTTCGGTCATCGTGTCGTGTCCGGGTTTGAACCGGTTGTGGATCCGCACACGGGCAAAATGCTTGAGAAGCCGATTTATAATCCGGAAATCAAGCAAGCGGTGGATGGCCTGTATCACGCGGTTGTTGATGCGGATCAGGCTTATTCCGATGCATTGGGCTGTGAGCCTTCCCGCAAACACACCACCGTTAAGCCATCGGGAACCGTCGCTAAGCTGGCAGGTGTTTCAGAAGGCATGCATTTCCATTATGCCGGCTACCTGATTCAGCGCATTCGGTTCCAGGCCAACGACCCGTTGCTGCCTGCCTTGAAAGCATGCGGTTATCATATTGAGCCGGATGTTTACACCAAGAACACGATGGTCGTCGAGTTCCCGATTCGCGCGGCGCACGCTGACGATCCGGCATTTGCTTCAGCCGGAACGGTTTCGATTGCCGAACAGATTGCGACCCAGGCATTCTTGCAGACATACTGGTCTGATAATGCGGTCAGCTGCACGGTCACCTTCCAGCCGGAAGAAGCCGATCAGATTGCCGGCTTGTTGTCACAGTATCGGCACGTAATCAAGTCAACATCCATGTTGCCGTACGTTGGTTCAGGTTTCAAGCAGGCGCCAAAAGAGCCGATTGATGCTGACACCTATACGCAAAAGTGCGCCAAGATTCACGGATCGGTCGCAGCTGTTTTTGCCGCCCAAAATGCCAATCATGATCAAAAGGATCTGGAATTAGTTGACCAGACGGATTGTGCTGGCGGCGCTTGCCCGATTAAGTAA
- a CDS encoding nucleoside 2-deoxyribosyltransferase, with product MAEVYLAAPFFDPAQVERLDQVLAALHANESVTAIFSPRDDTNKAGLTPNSPGWQRQVFGEDIQGLHRSTVLVAILDYVGENPDPGTAFEIGYAYAHHMPIVALQLGEMKMNLMLAGSITCFVNDLAELKSIDLDHVLVRPYVGPVF from the coding sequence ATGGCAGAAGTATATTTGGCTGCACCGTTTTTTGATCCTGCTCAAGTTGAGCGGCTTGATCAAGTTTTAGCAGCTTTGCATGCAAATGAATCGGTCACCGCGATTTTTTCACCGCGCGATGACACGAACAAAGCGGGATTGACGCCGAACTCACCAGGGTGGCAGCGGCAGGTGTTTGGTGAAGACATTCAGGGTCTGCACCGCTCGACGGTCTTAGTCGCCATTCTGGATTATGTCGGTGAGAATCCCGACCCGGGAACGGCGTTTGAGATCGGGTACGCCTATGCGCACCACATGCCAATCGTGGCGCTTCAGCTTGGCGAGATGAAAATGAATCTGATGCTGGCAGGGTCGATTACCTGCTTTGTGAATGATCTGGCTGAGCTTAAAAGCATTGATTTGGACCATGTGTTAGTGCGGCCGTATGTCGGACCGGTCTTTTAA
- a CDS encoding alpha/beta fold hydrolase: protein MSGWFWILVTLGVIVVVGVMTDYFLLARTGYAPVPLVMDPTPTLFIPGHLGTRYSFGHMLWRMQRRYGLSKDVVAIVAPDSSVHLRGQLNLNHHAAVQVLYTDKTVRPAAQLRGLKHVIVALQEQQAFTRVNLVAHSMGGVTAALYFLSQPAVPVANLVTIAAPMNDVEIARRSPILNWPLTRQGPEHTAPIYQYFQRSIANLPTDLRWLNIAGDLMLGGRHDGEMAISSSFAVRYLVKDRIKDYTEVVIRGPRAAHSLLHENRLVDHDIAEYLWQRQRDF from the coding sequence ATGAGCGGCTGGTTCTGGATTCTTGTGACGCTGGGCGTGATTGTCGTTGTTGGCGTGATGACCGACTATTTTCTATTGGCGCGGACTGGCTATGCGCCGGTGCCGCTCGTGATGGATCCGACACCGACGTTGTTTATTCCCGGACATCTGGGAACACGGTATTCGTTTGGCCATATGTTGTGGCGTATGCAGCGACGTTATGGCTTGAGCAAAGATGTCGTGGCCATTGTCGCCCCGGATAGCAGCGTTCATTTGCGCGGGCAGTTGAATTTAAATCATCACGCTGCCGTTCAGGTGTTGTATACGGACAAAACGGTGCGGCCCGCTGCCCAGTTGCGCGGGTTAAAGCATGTGATTGTCGCTTTGCAGGAACAGCAGGCGTTTACCCGGGTTAATTTGGTCGCGCATTCGATGGGCGGCGTAACAGCAGCACTGTATTTTTTGAGCCAACCTGCTGTTCCGGTGGCGAATCTGGTGACGATTGCCGCACCAATGAATGATGTGGAGATTGCGCGGCGTTCGCCGATTCTTAATTGGCCGTTGACCCGTCAAGGACCGGAGCATACAGCGCCGATCTATCAATATTTTCAACGTTCGATTGCCAACTTGCCGACAGACTTACGGTGGTTGAATATTGCCGGCGATTTGATGTTAGGTGGGCGCCACGATGGTGAGATGGCGATCAGCAGCAGCTTTGCCGTGCGGTATTTGGTGAAGGATCGGATCAAAGACTATACCGAGGTTGTGATTCGCGGACCGCGGGCAGCCCATAGTCTATTGCACGAGAATCGGTTAGTGGATCATGATATCGCCGAATATTTATGGCAGCGCCAACGCGATTTTTAG
- the nusG gene encoding transcription termination/antitermination protein NusG translates to MAETVTSAEKHWYVLHTYSGYENKVKTNLEQRTTSMNMDDYIFRVVVPEEEEHEQKNGKDKVEMKKTFPGYVLVEMVMTDQSWFVVRNTPGVTGFVGSHGAGSKPAPLLPEEVASVLHSMGMSTRHQNVEFDVGEPVTIIDGAFTGMHGKVTAVDKDKMKLKVVTEMFDREVTAELDFDQVDKL, encoded by the coding sequence ATGGCTGAAACAGTAACATCGGCAGAGAAGCATTGGTACGTGTTGCACACTTATTCCGGTTATGAGAATAAGGTGAAGACGAACCTTGAACAGCGGACGACCAGTATGAATATGGATGATTATATTTTTCGGGTGGTTGTTCCTGAAGAAGAGGAACATGAACAAAAGAATGGTAAGGATAAAGTTGAGATGAAAAAGACTTTTCCTGGCTATGTGTTGGTTGAAATGGTGATGACTGACCAGTCTTGGTTTGTGGTTCGGAATACGCCGGGAGTTACGGGGTTTGTCGGTTCGCATGGGGCCGGTTCAAAACCAGCGCCTTTGCTGCCGGAAGAAGTTGCCAGTGTGCTGCACTCGATGGGCATGAGCACGCGCCATCAGAACGTTGAGTTTGATGTGGGCGAGCCGGTGACGATTATCGACGGTGCCTTTACCGGTATGCATGGTAAGGTGACGGCGGTTGATAAAGATAAGATGAAGTTGAAAGTTGTTACGGAAATGTTTGACCGTGAAGTGACCGCCGAATTGGACTTTGATCAAGTCGATAAGCTGTAG
- the secE gene encoding preprotein translocase subunit SecE has protein sequence MKFIKSVFAEMKAVTWPTAKQTRRDTFTVIMTSIIFAIYFAAVDWVINMIFQAFLY, from the coding sequence ATGAAATTTATCAAAAGTGTTTTTGCGGAAATGAAGGCTGTTACGTGGCCGACCGCGAAACAGACACGGCGTGATACGTTTACCGTCATCATGACTTCCATTATCTTTGCCATTTATTTTGCGGCGGTTGATTGGGTCATTAACATGATCTTTCAGGCGTTCTTGTATTAA
- the rpmG gene encoding 50S ribosomal protein L33: MSVKKVALACSACGQRNYFVPENPKRTERLTLRKFCKHCGRVTVHQETK, encoded by the coding sequence ATGTCAGTAAAGAAAGTTGCTTTAGCTTGTTCGGCTTGTGGGCAACGGAATTATTTTGTTCCCGAAAACCCGAAGCGAACGGAACGGTTAACTTTAAGAAAATTTTGTAAACATTGTGGTCGGGTAACGGTTCACCAAGAAACCAAGTAA